A stretch of the Mycobacterium shigaense genome encodes the following:
- the lpqB gene encoding MtrAB system accessory lipoprotein LpqB: MSVALLLAGCAAVPSSSAPQAIGTVDRPAPSNLPKPTPGMDPDVLLREFLKATADPANRHLAARQFLTQSASNSWDDAGSSLLIDHVVFVETRGAERVSATMRADILGSLSDVGVFQTAEGVLPDPGPIELVKTSGGWRIDRLPNGVFLDWQQFQATYKRNTLYFADPTGKTVVPDPRYVAVSDHDQLATELVSKMLAGPRPEMAHTVRNLLAPPLRLRGPVTRADGGKNGIGKGYGGARIDLEKLSTTDPHSRQLLAAQIIWTLARADIRGPYVINADGAPLDDRFRDGWTTSDVAATDPGVADGAGAGLHALVSGSLVGLDGQRTSLVPGAFGRMGDQSSAALSRSGRLVASVVTLHRGAPDMAESLWIGDLGGEAVQSADGHSLSRPSWSLDDAVWVVVDANNVLRAIAEPASGQPARIPVDSGAVASRFPGPISDLQLSRDSTRAAMVIGGQVILAGVEQTQAGQYALTCPRRLGFGLGNTVVSLYWRTGDDIVVTRNDTAHPVSYVNLDGVNSDAPAHGLQIPLTAIAANPSTVYVAAPQGVLQYSASAAPETQQSWFDVPGLMTGGAVPVLPG; this comes from the coding sequence ATGTCGGTGGCGTTGCTGCTCGCGGGCTGCGCCGCGGTACCCAGCTCGTCGGCGCCGCAGGCCATCGGTACCGTCGACCGGCCGGCCCCGTCGAACCTGCCTAAGCCGACCCCGGGCATGGATCCTGACGTGCTGCTGCGCGAATTCCTCAAGGCCACGGCCGATCCGGCCAACCGGCACCTGGCGGCGCGGCAGTTCCTCACCCAATCGGCCTCCAACTCCTGGGACGACGCCGGTAGCTCGCTGCTGATCGACCATGTGGTCTTCGTGGAAACTCGTGGCGCCGAACGAGTTTCGGCGACCATGCGGGCCGACATCTTGGGCTCGCTGTCCGATGTCGGGGTCTTCCAAACGGCCGAGGGCGTGCTGCCCGACCCGGGGCCGATCGAGTTGGTGAAGACGTCGGGCGGCTGGCGAATCGACCGCCTGCCCAACGGGGTTTTCCTGGATTGGCAACAGTTCCAGGCCACCTACAAGCGCAACACGCTGTACTTCGCCGACCCGACCGGCAAGACGGTGGTGCCCGATCCGCGCTATGTCGCGGTGTCCGATCACGATCAGCTGGCCACCGAGCTGGTGTCCAAGATGCTGGCCGGCCCGCGGCCCGAGATGGCCCACACCGTGCGCAACCTGCTCGCGCCGCCGCTGCGCCTGCGCGGGCCCGTGACCCGCGCCGACGGCGGCAAGAACGGCATCGGCAAGGGCTACGGCGGCGCGCGCATAGACCTGGAGAAGCTGTCCACCACCGATCCGCACAGTCGGCAATTGCTTGCCGCACAGATCATTTGGACGCTGGCCCGCGCCGACATCCGCGGCCCGTACGTGATCAACGCCGACGGCGCGCCGCTGGACGACCGGTTCCGCGACGGCTGGACCACCTCCGACGTCGCGGCCACCGACCCCGGCGTGGCCGACGGCGCCGGTGCGGGGCTGCACGCACTGGTGAGCGGCTCGCTGGTCGGCCTCGACGGGCAACGGACCAGCCTGGTGCCCGGCGCGTTCGGGCGGATGGGCGACCAGAGCAGCGCCGCGCTGTCCCGCAGCGGCCGGCTGGTGGCGTCGGTGGTGACGCTGCACCGCGGCGCCCCCGACATGGCGGAGTCACTGTGGATCGGTGATCTCGGCGGCGAGGCCGTCCAGTCCGCCGACGGCCACAGCCTGTCGCGGCCCAGCTGGTCGCTCGACGACGCGGTCTGGGTGGTGGTCGACGCCAACAACGTGTTGCGGGCCATTGCCGAACCGGCGTCCGGCCAGCCGGCCCGCATCCCGGTGGATTCCGGCGCGGTCGCCAGCCGGTTCCCCGGGCCGATCTCGGACCTGCAGCTGTCCCGGGACAGCACACGGGCGGCGATGGTGATCGGCGGCCAGGTGATCCTCGCCGGTGTCGAGCAGACGCAGGCCGGGCAGTACGCGCTGACCTGTCCGCGGCGGTTGGGTTTCGGCCTGGGCAACACGGTGGTGTCGCTGTACTGGCGCACCGGCGACGACATCGTGGTGACGCGCAACGACACCGCCCATCCGGTGTCGTACGTGAACCTCGACGGGGTGAACTCCGACGCGCCGGCGCATGGCCTGCAGATCCCGCTCACCGCGATCGCGGCCAACCCGTCGACGGTCTACGTCGCCGCGCCCCAAGGGGTGCTGCAGTATTCGGCGTCCGCCGCCCCGGAAACCCAGCAGAGCTGGTTCGACGTGCCGGGCCTGATGACGGGCGGGGCCGTTCCGGTGCTGCCCGGCTGA
- a CDS encoding ComF family protein, whose protein sequence is MLDLVLPLACGGCGAPATRWCAACDAELAVAPDEPHLISPRVDAGVPVFALGRYAGARRQAILAVKEHGRGDLVPPLARALATGVHRLLSWGMVEAPLTIVPAPTRRQAARRRGGDPVTRIATHAVAGHPEIGVAAALRLRALTRDSAGLGSAARQRNIAGRAVLRRRAMPSDPEVLVVDDVVTTGATARESARVLAAAGVRVAGVLALAGA, encoded by the coding sequence GTGCTCGATCTTGTTTTGCCGCTGGCATGCGGCGGCTGCGGCGCCCCGGCGACCCGCTGGTGTGCTGCCTGCGACGCCGAGCTGGCCGTGGCGCCCGACGAGCCGCACCTGATCTCACCGCGCGTCGACGCGGGGGTGCCGGTATTCGCGCTCGGCCGCTACGCCGGCGCGCGCCGGCAGGCGATCCTGGCGGTCAAGGAGCACGGCCGCGGCGATCTCGTTCCGCCGCTGGCGCGCGCGCTGGCCACCGGGGTGCACCGGTTGCTGAGCTGGGGCATGGTCGAGGCCCCGCTGACGATCGTGCCCGCCCCGACGCGGCGGCAAGCCGCGCGGCGCCGCGGCGGCGACCCGGTCACCCGCATCGCCACGCATGCCGTCGCCGGCCACCCGGAGATCGGCGTCGCCGCGGCGCTGCGGCTGCGGGCGCTGACCCGCGACTCGGCGGGTCTGGGCAGCGCCGCGCGGCAGCGCAACATCGCCGGCCGGGCGGTGCTGCGGCGGCGTGCGATGCCGTCGGATCCCGAGGTCCTCGTCGTCGACGACGTCGTCACCACCGGCGCGACCGCCCGCGAGTCGGCCCGGGTGCTGGCGGCCGCCGGGGTGCGGGTGGCGGGCGTGCTGGCCCTCGCGGGGGCCTGA
- the hpf gene encoding ribosome hibernation-promoting factor, HPF/YfiA family — protein MDSGLVVDEPPLDIDPQETTVSAEVVFKGRNVEIPDHFRVYVMQKLARAERFDKTIYLFDVELKHERNRRQRKSCQRVEITARGRGPVVRGEACADSFYAALEAAVVRLESRLRRGKDRRKVHYGEKTPVSLAEATAQPPAPAKSATNGDAVEGHQHDGAAPEPDGADHEPGRVVRTKEHQATPMSVDDALYEMELVGHDFFLFFDKQTERPSVVYRRHAYDYGLIRLS, from the coding sequence GTGGATTCCGGTCTGGTTGTGGACGAACCGCCGTTAGACATAGACCCGCAGGAAACGACCGTCAGCGCCGAGGTGGTCTTCAAGGGCCGCAACGTCGAGATTCCCGATCACTTCCGTGTCTACGTCATGCAGAAACTTGCACGTGCGGAACGATTCGACAAGACCATCTATCTGTTCGACGTCGAACTCAAACACGAACGCAACCGCCGCCAACGTAAGTCCTGTCAGCGTGTGGAGATCACCGCGCGGGGCCGTGGGCCGGTAGTCCGCGGTGAGGCGTGCGCCGACAGCTTCTATGCCGCACTCGAGGCCGCCGTCGTCCGGCTGGAGAGCCGGCTGCGCCGCGGCAAGGACCGCCGCAAGGTGCATTACGGCGAAAAGACCCCGGTTTCCCTGGCGGAGGCCACCGCGCAGCCGCCGGCGCCGGCGAAGTCCGCCACCAACGGCGACGCCGTCGAGGGGCATCAACACGACGGTGCCGCGCCCGAGCCGGACGGCGCCGATCACGAACCCGGGCGGGTGGTGCGGACCAAGGAGCACCAGGCCACGCCGATGTCGGTGGACGACGCGCTCTACGAGATGGAGCTGGTCGGGCACGACTTCTTCTTGTTCTTCGACAAGCAGACCGAGCGCCCATCCGTGGTCTACCGCCGGCACGCCTACGACTACGGGCTGATCAGACTGTCCTGA
- the secA gene encoding preprotein translocase subunit SecA, translating to MLSKLLRLGEGRMVKRLKRVADYVNTLSDDLEKLSDAELRAKTDEFRTRLEEGETLDDLLPEAFAVAREAAWRVLDQRPFDVQVMGGAALHLGNVAEMKTGEGKTLTCVLPAYLNALGGKGVHVVTVNDYLAKRDSEWMGRVHRFLGLEVGVILAQMTPEQRRVAYNADVTYGTNNEFGFDYLRDNMAHSLDDLVQRGHNFAIVDEVDSILIDEARTPLIISGPADGASNWYTEFARIAPLMEKDTHYEVDLRKRTVGVHEKGVEFVEDQLGIDNLYEAANSPLVSYLNNALKAKELFNRDKDYIVRDGEVLIVDEFTGRVLIGRRYNEGMHQAIEAKEHVEIKAENQTLATITLQNYFRLYDKLAGMTGTAQTEAAELHEIYKLGVVSIPTNKPMVRTDQSDLIYKTEEAKYIAVVDDVAERYEKGQPVLIGTTSVERSEYLSRQFTKRRIPHNVLNAKYHEQEAGIIAVAGRRGGITVATNMAGRGTDIVLGGNVDFLADQRLRERGLDPVETPEEYEAAWHEELPKVKAEASEEAAEVIEAGGLYVLGTERHESRRIDNQLRGRSGRQGDPGESRFYLSLGDELMRRFNGAALEAMLNRLNLPDDVPIEAKMVTRAIKSAQTQVEQQNFEVRKNVLKYDEVMNQQRKVIYAERRRILEGENLKEQALDMLRDVVTAYVNGATADGYAEDWDLDALWSALKTLYPVGINYASLTRQDAESERDELTREELLEALLKDAENAYGAREAQLEELAGEGAMRQLERNVLLNVIDRKWREHLYEMDYLKEGIGLRAMAQRDPLVEYQREGYDMFMAMLDGLKEESVGFLFNVSVEAVPAPQVAVQAQPEGLAALGGEPAEPAQESVPSTLRAKGIDDSAPALTYSGPAEDGSAEVQRNGGGAQKTPAGVPAGASRRERRAAARQQGRGAKPQKSVKRR from the coding sequence GTGCTGTCGAAGTTGCTGCGCCTTGGTGAAGGTCGCATGGTCAAACGCCTCAAGCGGGTGGCCGACTATGTCAACACGTTGTCCGACGACCTGGAAAAGCTCAGCGACGCCGAGCTGCGGGCCAAGACCGACGAGTTTCGCACCCGTCTCGAGGAGGGCGAGACCCTCGACGACCTGCTGCCCGAGGCATTCGCGGTGGCCCGCGAGGCCGCGTGGCGGGTGCTCGACCAGCGTCCCTTCGACGTCCAGGTGATGGGTGGGGCGGCCCTGCACCTGGGCAACGTCGCCGAGATGAAGACCGGTGAGGGCAAGACCCTGACCTGTGTGCTACCGGCCTACCTCAACGCGCTGGGCGGCAAGGGCGTGCACGTCGTCACCGTCAACGACTACCTGGCCAAACGCGACAGCGAGTGGATGGGCCGCGTACACCGCTTCCTGGGCCTCGAGGTGGGCGTCATCCTCGCCCAGATGACGCCCGAGCAGCGCCGCGTCGCCTACAACGCCGACGTCACCTACGGCACGAACAACGAGTTCGGCTTCGACTACCTGCGCGACAACATGGCGCACTCGCTCGACGACCTGGTGCAGCGCGGGCACAACTTCGCCATCGTCGACGAGGTCGACTCCATCCTGATCGACGAGGCTCGCACGCCGCTGATCATCTCCGGCCCCGCCGACGGCGCCTCGAACTGGTACACCGAGTTCGCCCGCATCGCGCCGCTGATGGAGAAGGACACCCACTACGAGGTCGACCTGCGCAAGCGCACGGTCGGCGTGCACGAAAAGGGCGTGGAGTTCGTCGAGGACCAGCTCGGCATCGACAACCTATACGAGGCCGCGAACTCGCCGCTGGTCAGCTACCTCAACAACGCGCTGAAGGCCAAGGAGCTGTTCAACCGCGACAAGGACTACATCGTCCGCGACGGCGAGGTGCTGATCGTCGACGAGTTCACCGGCCGCGTGCTGATCGGCCGCCGCTACAACGAGGGCATGCACCAGGCCATCGAGGCCAAGGAGCACGTCGAGATCAAGGCCGAGAACCAGACGCTGGCCACGATCACGCTGCAGAACTACTTCCGGCTCTACGACAAGCTCGCCGGGATGACCGGTACCGCCCAGACCGAGGCGGCCGAGCTACACGAGATCTACAAGCTCGGCGTGGTCTCCATCCCCACCAACAAGCCGATGGTCCGCACCGACCAGTCCGACCTCATCTACAAGACCGAAGAAGCCAAGTACATAGCGGTCGTCGACGACGTCGCGGAGCGCTACGAGAAGGGCCAGCCGGTCCTGATCGGTACCACCAGCGTCGAGCGCTCCGAGTACCTGTCGCGGCAGTTCACCAAGCGCCGCATCCCGCACAACGTGCTCAACGCGAAGTACCACGAGCAGGAGGCGGGCATCATCGCGGTGGCCGGCCGCCGCGGCGGTATCACCGTGGCCACCAACATGGCCGGCCGCGGTACCGACATCGTGCTGGGCGGCAACGTCGACTTCCTGGCCGACCAGCGGCTGCGCGAGCGCGGTCTGGACCCGGTGGAGACGCCCGAGGAGTACGAGGCGGCCTGGCACGAGGAGCTGCCGAAGGTCAAGGCGGAGGCCAGCGAGGAGGCCGCCGAGGTGATCGAGGCCGGGGGCCTGTACGTACTGGGCACCGAGCGGCACGAGTCGCGGCGCATCGACAACCAGCTGCGCGGCCGCTCCGGCCGGCAGGGCGACCCGGGCGAGTCGCGCTTCTACCTGTCGCTGGGTGATGAGCTCATGCGCCGGTTCAACGGCGCCGCGCTGGAGGCCATGCTCAACCGGCTGAATCTGCCCGACGACGTGCCGATCGAGGCCAAGATGGTCACCCGGGCGATCAAGAGCGCCCAGACCCAGGTCGAGCAGCAGAACTTCGAGGTCCGCAAGAACGTCCTGAAGTACGACGAGGTGATGAACCAGCAGCGCAAGGTGATCTACGCCGAGCGTCGCCGCATCCTCGAGGGCGAGAACCTCAAGGAGCAGGCGCTGGACATGCTCCGCGACGTCGTCACCGCCTACGTAAACGGCGCCACCGCCGACGGCTACGCCGAGGACTGGGATCTCGACGCGTTGTGGTCGGCGCTCAAGACGCTGTACCCGGTCGGCATTAACTATGCGTCGCTGACCCGGCAGGACGCCGAATCCGAGCGCGACGAGCTGACCCGCGAGGAATTGCTCGAAGCGCTGCTCAAGGATGCCGAAAACGCTTACGGCGCAAGGGAAGCCCAACTCGAGGAGCTCGCCGGAGAAGGCGCGATGCGCCAGCTGGAGCGCAATGTGCTGCTCAACGTCATCGATCGCAAGTGGCGCGAGCACCTCTACGAGATGGACTACCTCAAGGAGGGCATCGGGCTGCGCGCGATGGCCCAGCGCGACCCGCTGGTGGAGTACCAGCGCGAGGGCTACGACATGTTCATGGCCATGCTCGACGGCCTGAAGGAGGAGTCGGTCGGCTTCCTGTTCAACGTCAGCGTCGAGGCCGTGCCCGCCCCGCAGGTGGCGGTGCAGGCACAGCCGGAGGGTCTGGCGGCGCTCGGCGGCGAACCGGCGGAGCCCGCGCAGGAGAGCGTTCCAAGTACGTTGCGCGCCAAGGGTATTGACGACAGCGCGCCCGCGCTGACGTATTCCGGTCCGGCCGAGGACGGTTCGGCGGAGGTGCAGCGCAACGGCGGCGGTGCGCAGAAGACGCCGGCTGGGGTGCCCGCCGGTGCCAGCCGGCGCGAGCGGCGGGCGGCCGCGCGCCAGCAAGGCCGCGGCGCCAAGCCGCAGAAATCGGTGAAGCGGCGCTGA